The following is a genomic window from Chloroflexota bacterium.
GCATGATAAGTAATTCCAATATTGCGAAGTATTTACAAGAAGCATTGATTATGCAACGAGATGGCCGCTATGTGCTGCCCGTGCGTGCTGATTTCAAGGGGCGTGTCAAAGGCATTATTCACGATCAATCGGCATCCGGGGCTACAGTTTTCATGGAGCCGTTGAGCATTGTTGAGAAGAATAACGCCTATCGTGAATTGCAGCTTGCCGAGCGTGATGAAGAACGCCGTATTCTTTCCGAACTGACCGCTCTGGTTGCCGAACACAACGACGCTCTCGAAGACATGCTTATCGCGTTGGCTGAAATTGATCTGGCCTTTGCGCGCGCCAAATACGCCAATGCGCTGGATGCCGTGGAGCCAAAGCTGCTTGCGCTGACCGAAGGCCGGGAACGGGGGCACGCCGCACGACGCACGAAGCACGACGCATCCTCCCGCCCGCCGTCCCCGGTCATCCGTCTCTACCAGGCCCGCCACCCCTTGCTCGATCAAGAAAGCGTTGTCCCGATTGACGTAGAACTGGCTCCGCAGACTCGCGCCCTCGTTGTCACCGGCCCCAACACCGGCGGCAAAACCGTCACGCTGAAAACCGTTGGCCTGCTGGCGCTCATGGCGCAAAGCGGTATGCACATCCCCGCCGGGAGC
Proteins encoded in this region:
- a CDS encoding endonuclease MutS2, encoding MVNSQRIMDEKTLHTLEYDKVLECLAGYCSFSASRELARAQKPTTHLEDARQHLAETREARQLIEAIPTVSIGGARDLREVLRAAARMVVLEPHQLLDVKYTLVAARNLRRTFEREGLDYPYLVELSLRLPDGLGLVDVITNALSDRGEILDSASDALGKIRRNLKIEHDRLMAQLQRMISNSNIAKYLQEALIMQRDGRYVLPVRADFKGRVKGIIHDQSASGATVFMEPLSIVEKNNAYRELQLAERDEERRILSELTALVAEHNDALEDMLIALAEIDLAFARAKYANALDAVEPKLLALTEGRERGHAARRTKHDASSRPPSPVIRLYQARHPLLDQESVVPIDVELAPQTRALVVTGPNTGGKTVTLKTVGLLALMAQSGMHIPAGSQSEISIFETIYADIGDEQSIEQSLSTFSGHITNI